Genomic window (Verrucomicrobiia bacterium):
CCGGGGTGAGTGGCACCTCGGACACGATGTAGGCGAAGTTCACGCCGGCGCTGAGATCCTCGAGCGTCGGCCAGAGCGTATCGAGGCGGCTCCGGGCCTCGAACTCGACGCCGTAGAGCTTGGCGGCGTCCCGGTTCCGGAAGATCGAGATGTTCGCCTGCTGGTCGGTGTACTCGAGTTCGATCGGGCGCCCGATGTCCTTGTAGAACAGGCTGACCGACAGCACCTCGCCGGGCCGCCGGAACCATTCCCAGCGCAGATCGTAGTTGTCCACGTTGCTGATCTCGAGGAACGGGTTCCCGAGAAACAGGTCGTCGGTGGTGACGTCGTAATTCCGTGTCGGGGTGATCTCGCGGAACGAGGGCCGGGCGATGGTCTGGGCGAAATGGACGCGCAGATTCATGTTGGTCCGGATGGCAAAGACCGCCCCCACGGCCGGCAGCAGGTGCCCTTCATCAATGATGTTCCCCACGACGTTCGTGCCCACGCGTCCCGAGACATCGAGGAGGGTCGTCTCATACCGCAATCCGCCGATCAACCGCCACCGATCCCACACCTGGGCATCGATCATGGCGTAGCCGGCGTTGACCGTGTTGGTGCCGCCGCCCTGGTTGTTGCCGAAGGCGTCGGTGATCAACCGGTCGAAGAACAACTGCGTCGCCCCGCCCGCCTGGGGCACCGGACGGAACCCCAGGTTGTCGTCCCGAAGGTAGTCGTTCGGCGAACCGAGAAACCCGTTGGCGTCCGAGCCGCGGTCCCCGACATAGGAGAACGTCCGCTCATAACCGTCCCGCCAGGACTGGCTGCGGTAATACCCGAGGCGCACGCGACCTTCGAGGCCGCGCCACCAGGTGAAGGGCTGGGTGTCGTCCAGCCGGAAGGTCAGGTTCTCCTCCTTGAGTTCGCGGAAGGTCCGGCTGGGCAGGTTCGGCTGGGGCAGCGTGTTCCCGCCGAACCCGTACCGTCCCGCCTCGTTGAGAAAGCCGTGAAAGAACCGGTAGTCGGGTTCCTCCTGGGTGGTCGCCACATAGGACGCCAGCCAGTCCACCCGGTTGCCGTCCAGGGCGGTGATCTCGTGTTCCCCGGCCAGTTGGTAGGCCTGGATCTGCCGCTCGGTGTAGTGCAGTTGGTGCATCACCAGCGGGTCCTGGGAGTCGCCCTCGGGCAGCAGTCCGGTCACAAACCGCGCCTCGTCCTCGATGTTCCGGTTGAAGAGCAGGTTGAACTTCACCTGGTGCGCCGGAGCGAGTTCATACGCGATGTTCGCCCCGCCCCCCACCTCCGTCCGCATCCGGCCCCGTGCTTCACGCCCGAGAAACCGGGGCCGACCGTCGGCGAAGTACCGGTTGTTGATACCGTCCTCGTAGAACTCGAACCCGCGATCGTAGGTCATGGCCGCGAACACCCCCAGCCGGCGCCGGAACACGTTGGTCAGCACGGTCCCGAATTCGAAGTCGTAGTCGTGGTTCAACGGTGCCCTGTCCCGCACCCCGGCGAATCCGGCCGGACCCAGCGCGCGTTGATACGACTCCAGTTCCCGCGCGCCGTCCGTGATGCGCTGGGCCTGTTCCGGGGTCGCATTGCCCGGGATCCGCCGTGCCGGATCGTTGGCCCTGGGCTGCTGCCCGGCGATCCGGAGCGAATCCGGGTCGCGCAGAGCCGCGGGCACGCCCCGCAAATCCCGCCCCAGGGAGTACCACGACGCGCTGGCCTCGGGCGCCACGAGGAAGGCGTCGTTGAGACTGGTCTGCGTGTTGAACTCCACCCCCGCCGACACCTTCCCGAAGGTGCGCTCGGGAAAGCTCCGGGTGATGATGTTCACACTCCCCCCGGTGAAGCTCCCCGGCTGGTCCGGCGTGAAGGTCTTCGCCACCACCATCCGCTCGATCTGCGAGGCGGGGAACAGGTCGAGCTGCGCCGATTTCCGGTAGGGATCCGCCGACGGAATCTCCGCCCCGTTCAGCGTCGCCGCCGTGTAGCGGTCGCTCAGTCCCCGGATCACCGCGAACTTCCCGTCCACCACCGAGGCGCCCGTCACCTTCCCCACGATCCCTGCCGCATCGCTCACCCCGAGCCGGGCGAAGGCGTCCGACCCGATGGAATCCAGCAGGGCGCTCGACTGCTGCCGCTCCTGGAGCAACTGCACCGCCTGTTCCTCGAACTCTTCGGCGGTGATCTCGTACTCCTCCATCTCGTAGAATTCCGGACGCAGACTGCCGTTCACCGCGGTGGTCTGCCCGGGCAGCACGCGCACCTCGGTGACCACGGCGGTGGCGTAACCCGGCCTCGAGAACCGCACCACCTGTTCCCCGGGCGGGACGCCGCCCAACTGGTACCGCCCCTGTCCGTCGGTCACCGTCGCCAGGGTCGTTCCCCGCACCGTGACCGTCACCCCCGCCAGCGGTCGCCCGTCCCAACCTTCGATCAGCGTTCCGGCAACAGAGCCGGTCTCCTGCGCCCATCCCGGCAGAACACCGGCCAGCCCCACGACGAAGGCCAGCACGGCCAAGGCCCAGCTCCGCGGGAACCCGGTTCTCATGACGTCTGCGGCTCGCATGGGCACGGTCAGGAACGCGCCCGGGCCGCCACCTGTTCCACCCGCTCCAGGTAGCGGGCCACGTTGTCGCGCGGACGGATCCGCTGCGCGCGGCGCAGCATTTCGACCGCCTCGGCGTACTTCTGCTGCTGCACCTTGAGCTGGGCGTGCTTCAGGAGCGCGTCCGCCTCGAACCCTTCGATCCGCGCCGCGGATTCGTACCGGAAGGCGGCCTTCTCCGCCTGCCCGTTCCGCGCCAGGACATCCCCCGCCAGCAGGAGCACGTCGCCATCCAGCGGGTTGCGCCGGGCGATCTCCTCGAGCATGGCGATTCCCTCTTCCGTGTTGCCCGTCCCCACCGCCACCCGCGCCTCCAGCTTCAGCAGGGTCAGGGCGTTGTCCCCTTCCAGTTCTCCCGCCTCGCGGATGGCCGCGATCAACGTGCGCGCCGGCTCCCACGCGCCCCGGCTCACCAGGATGCCCGCCGGACGCAACCCCCGCGAGGCCGTGGCCGCACCGTCCTTCGCGACGGCTTCAAGGTACACGGCCAACGCCAGGTCGGCGTGTTCCCGCATCAGGTACAGGTCCCCGAGCAGCGCCAGTTGGGCTCCGCCCGCGTGCCCGAGCTGACGCAGGATCTCGAGGTTGACGATGGCCGCATCGGACCGCTCCTGCTGGATGAAGACGTTGGCCTGGAGGGACCACAGGCTTTCCCGCTCGGGGAATTGCTGGATCAACTCGTCGAGCATCGCGACCGCTGCATCGAACTGGTTCAGCCCGATCCAGGCCTTCACCAGCCCGAGTTTGTAATCCACGTTGTCCGGCTCGAAGATCGTCGCCTGGGAATACGCCCCGGCCGCGGAGGCGAACCGGCTCTCGTTCAGATACGCGAATCCAAGCAGCCCCAGAATCCGCCCGTCCCACCCGCCCAGGGCCAGCGTCCGGGCCAGCGGCCGGATCGCCTCGGAATACCGGCCGTCCCGCACCAGCGCCAAGGCCAGGTTCCGCTGCGCCCTCCGGTAGTCCGGAAACTTCGCCAGGGCCTGCTCGTAGTACCGCACCGCCTGCCCGAACTGCTCATTCTGGAAATACACCGTCCCCAGCGTGTACTCGAACACCGCCGAGCCCGACGGCTGAATGAGCGCTTCCAGCGGTTCCACCGCCTTCAACGGATCCTCCTGCAACAGCGGCACGATGCGGTCCCGTAACAACGCCTGCTCCTCCGCCGTCATCCGCGGCTCGGCCTCCGAAAGAAACCCGTAGCTCCCGATCAGTCGCCGCACGAAGTCCGGGTCGTTCCAGATCCCCGACAGCGGATGCTCCACCGGCAGGGGCGCGAAGGTGGTCGGTGCCCTGGACGCCGGCGCCGCCTCCACGGCTCCGTCACGGTCCCGCCGCGACCGCGAGGTCTGCGCTGGGGCCGCCATCGCCACCGTCAGCAGCCCGACCAGCAAGGAGAGGCTTCCGGGAATTCTCATGGGCTTTCGCATCGGCATTCGTATCGATCCGTTCAGGAACCGCTCAACCGGAACCGCAGGGGCAACCGCAGGTACGTCTTCACCGGCTCCCCGTCCTTCATGCCAGGTTTGAACCGCCATCGCCGCACCGCCTCGAGGGATGGCCGCTCGAATTCGGGATGGGAGGAACTCTCGACCCGCGGATCGTGCACCCGCCCCTCCTCGTCGAGCAGGAACACCACCGTGACCATCCCCTCCACCCGCGCCCGCCGCAGCTCCGGGGGATACACCGGTGCCACCTGGGAAATCGCCTCGGGCCGGCGTTCGAGTTCACTGATGTCGAAGACATCCAGCCCGGTTCCCTCGCTCCCCGCCCCAAGCCCTCCGAACCCCATCGCCATCGCCCCGCCCGATCCCACCGCCACATCGAGGCTCACGTTGAAGTCCATCGGGGGCGGCGCATCGGCCATCGGCGGCGGCGGCGGTTCCGGCGGGGTCTCCTCGGGAGGCGGCGGCGGCGGCGGTTCGGGCTCGGTCTCCGGGGCCTGCAGTTGGGCCGCATCCACCCGTCGCAGGGTCAGGTCCTTGTTCAACCGGCTCGACGCCATCTGCGTCAGCGGCAGCACCAGGAACACCCCCAGTGCCAGCAACCCCGCCAGCACCGTGGACACCCCGAGTCCGATGCGTTCTTCCGGGGGTCGATAAACTCGGCGCATGGTCGGTACGATCGCGGTTCGGCAGAGAGGCGTTTCCTCAAACCGGCTCAGCCTCCCCCCGGCCGGGCGGCCAGGCTCACGTTCTTTGCGCCGCCAAGAATGGCCTCATCGATCACCCGCGTAAGCAGCCCGGCGGTCGCCTGCTGATCCGCCTGGATGATCACCGGGAGCTTTTCCTTGTCGGTCAGCCGCTTCACCAGCGGTCGCACCCCGCTCAACCCGATCTCCCGCCCCCCGTACACCACCTGCCCCTGCGGCGTGACCGCCAGCAGGATGCTGTTCTTGTCGAGTTGCGACGCCGACGCCGCCTGCGGCTTGTCCACGTCCACCCCGGTCTCCTCCACAAAGGTGGTCGTCACGATGAAGAAGATCAGCAGGATGAACACCATGTCGATCAGCGGCGACACGTTGATGTCGCTCACTTCCTCGGTGTCGGTCACGGAACGTCGGTATCTCATGCGCCTGGTGCCATGGAGGGTCTCCCGCCGCCCAACGTCCCGGCCCGGTTGAACCGCTGGGTCGTCACACTTTCCAACCGGGCCAGAAAGGCCTCGAACTCCGCCCGCCGACGCCGGATCACCTGGATCAGGATCAGCCCGGGCAAGGCGATGCACAGCCCGACCTCGGGCGGAAACAACGCCTGCGAAATCCCCGCCGCCATCGCCTCGGTGACCTGCCCCCCCCCGCCGCCCGCCGCCAGGGCCTGGAACGTCACCAGCATCCCCAAGACCGTCCCCAGCAATCCCACCAGCGGCGCCGCCGCCACCAGCGTTCCCAGCCACGCCAGTTGCCGGTCCACCGGTCCCAGTTCCGCCACCGCCACCTCGGAGAAACGCCGGTGGATGTCCTCCACCGAGGTCACTTCGTCCTGTGTGTACCGGATCACCTCGCCCGCCCATCCCTCCCCCCGACGCGGTTCCACCACCCATTCCATCCAGGTCCGTTCCTCCACCATCCGCCCCCCGCGCCCCCGCACCGACAGCCAGAGCCGCACCCCGACGAAGAACATCGTCAGGCAGATCGCCAGCAACGGGAGCATCACCCAGCCGCCCGCCCGCCAGATCTCCAGAATCCGTTCAAGCGTGGCCATGCGTCGCCGCCCCCTTCAACCCGGGCTGCTCCAGGCCGTTGATAAACGCCACCGTCGTCTGTTCCATGCTCCCCAGCACGGCCTTGACCTTCCGGGACAACACCGAGTGCAGCAGCAACGACGGAATCGCCACGATCAACCCGAACTCGGTGGTGATCAGCGCCTCCGAGATCCCCCCCGCCAGGGTCTTCGGATCGCCCGTCCCGAACACGGTGATCATGTTGAACGTGTTGATCATCCCCGTGACCGTCCCCAGCAGCCCCAGCAACGGCGCCGCCGCCGCCGACAGCGCGATGAACGGCAGCCACTTCTCCATCCGTGGCTTGGTCTGCAGCATCTCCTCGTACATCACCTCCTCGATGTACTCCTTCGGCTCGTCCACATGCCCGATCGCCCGCTCGATCATCCTCCCCACCGGACCCGCCACGCCGCGCGCCTTCGCCATCGCCTGGTCCCGGTTGCCCGCCTTCAGGGACGCCAGGATCCCCTGCAGGTCCAGGGGCGTCGCAATCCGGACCCGCGCGAGCTGAAACCATTTCCCCCCGAACATCCCCACCGCGAACAACCCCAGCGCCAGGATCGGCACCATCACCGGCCCGCCCTTCTTCACATGCTCCACCAGCCCGTCCTTGGTCCGCGCCAGCTTGAGCGCATTGCCTCCCGTGACATCCACCGGCAACGGCCCCGCACCCGATGCCGAAAACGCCCGGATCCATCCGGTCTCCTGCGGCCCCAGCGGCACCACCGTCGGCCCCGCCGAACCCAACTGCAGTTCCGCCAGTCCCGCCGCGTCGCTCTCCCCGCTCGTGAAATACGCCACCGGTCCCAGCAGCCGGAAGGTCCCCGTCTCCAGACGCCCCGCCGCGGTCAACGCCTTGCCCTCGAATCGCGCCCCCCCCGAAACCTCGCCCAGCCGGTCCAACGCCAGATCAATCACCCCCAGCATCCCCTCCAGCCGCTCGGACGGCTCCCGACCCAGCCCGGAACCCGACTCTTTCGCCGCTCCGATCCCCTCCGCCCATCGGTCCACCTCGGCAATGTGAATCCGCGTCTCGAACACCCTCAGATACTCGCCCAGCAGCGCCTCGACGAACCGCACTTCCTCGCCCCGCGCCCGTGCCAGGGCACGCTCCGCGTTGAGCACCACCAGGGCGTTCTCGTTCGCACGCTCCGCCCGGTCGAGTTCCCGTCGCCGGTCGAGCACCTGCCGCTCCAACCCGTTCACCGACTCCGCCAGCGGCAGCCGCTCCGCCTCGATGCGCTGACGCAGTTCGGACAACTCCGCCAGAGCGGCCTCGAGCCGGCTCGCGGATCCCGCCTGCAACCCGGTCAGGGTCTCGTTCGCCAACGCCGAACCGCCCGCCAGCATCCCCGCCAGAACCCAAAGAAGACTCGTTTTCATCGCTGTCCCTCCCCCCGGGTTCACGGCAGTTGAACCGGCAATCCCACAAACGTCGGCGGTGCCTCGTCCCGATACATGGCGATCGCCCGCCGCACCGCCGGCCCCACCTCGGGTCGCACCTCCCATACCCAGCCGTCCGGACCCGGCCGGCCCACGCCGCTGTACCGCCCCGACCGATCCGTGAACCACGCCTGGCCCAGTCCCAGATACACGGTTTCCACCTGCACTTCCGCGCCCTCCGGACGTCGCTGCACCTCGCTCACCACCGTCACCGCGGCGTTGAACTTGTCGATCTCGTGCAGGATCCCCACCACGTTCTGCAGCCGTTCCATCACCCCGGCCCGGCCGCTGGCCGCCGCCTCCGCCGGGATCCGTCGCACCAGCGGATCAATCTGGCTGCGCAACGGCGCCGGCAACCGCGGTGCCCATTCCCGGAGTCGTGCCTCGTATCTCCCCACCCGGTCCCGCGCCACCCCCAGCGCCTTCTCCCCCAATTCCAACTCCGCCCGTGCCTCTGCCAAATCCCGGTCGATCTGCGTCGTGTTGGTGGTGAATCCGCCCAACCGTTCCTCGATCGATCTCAGCTCGCGCTCGTACAATCCTGCCGTCTGGCGCAATAACTCGCTGTCCCGCTCCCATTCCGTCCGCGTCCGCGACAGCAGTTCCTGGGTCCGAACCCATTCCGTCACCCATTGACGCGCCCCGGCCAGCGTCCCCTCGGCCGCTGCAAACGCCCCGGCCGGAAACGCCAGCACTCCCATCAGAATGACCATGATCCGCATCGCGTGGCACAGTGCCCGCCGCCCGATTGCGGTATCGCGACCGATCGGTGACAACTCCGTGACAAACCCTCCCCTCCCGAAGCGCCCCGCCCCGCACGCGCCACTCTCCATGCGCACCGAAAAGCACACTCCGTTTTCATCGCCGCCAGCGCCATTTCGGGCCAGCTACACTTGCAATCTTCCCGCCTCTCGTCGCAGCGTTCCTCCGGGAGTCGTGGCCCGGAAGTCCCCAGCCGGCTCCCCCACGCCTATGAAAGCGCCGAGGACCCGTCCCTCCCTTCCCGGATTCACCCTGATCGAACTGCTGGTGGTCATCGCCATCATTGCGATCCTCGCCTCCATGCTCCTGCCCGCCCTGGCCAAGGCAAAAAGCAAGGCCCAGGGCATCTCCTGCCTCAACAACACCAAGCAGATGATGCTCGGCTGGCGCATGTATGTGGAGGACAACGACGAACGCCTACCCGGCGCCTACGCCGCCAAGGGAGGCCCCAACGAGCGCTACGCCTGGGTGGTCGGCATCATGGACTACAACGGCGGCAACCGCTCCAACTGGGATGTCAACGAAGACCTCGCCAAAAGCCCCCTCGCCCCCTACATCGGCAACAGCTACGGCATCTTCCGATGCCCCGCTGACAAATCCTCCGTCCAGGTCACCGCCGGCGATCGCCGCGGCCAGCGCCTCCCCCGTGTCCGCAGCATCTCCATGAATTCATGGGTCGGCGGCAATTACGAGGATGTCCGCGCCAATCAGCTCTCCTGGTGGCATGTCACCGCCCCGCGCATGGCTCTCTATCTCAAATCCACCGACATGAAGGATCCCGGCCCGTCCCAAACCTGGGTCCTCATCGACGAGCGCGAAGACAGCATCAACGACGGCTTCTGGGTGATCTCCATGGACGGCTACCCCAACACCGCCCAGACCAAGATCGTCGATTACCCCGCCAGCTACCATAACGGCGCCGCCGGCCTCTCCTTTGCCGATGGCCACTCCGAAATCCGCCGCTGGGTCGATCCCCGGACCCGGCCGGCGCTCCGCCCCAATGGCACCATCCCGCTCAATGTGGCTTCGCCCAACAACCGGGATGTCGTCTGGCTCCAGGAACGTACCACCCGCCCGCAGTAGCCCCGGCCACCCCGCGCAACGGATCGGCGCGCCGCCCGGCTCCCCGACTGCCTGGCGGCCCCGCCCGTCTGTGGGCCGGTTGAAAAACGATCCCGCACCCGTACCGTGCCGTCATGGCTGAGCCGAAGAAGAAGAACCCCGCCGTTCCCCCGCCCGGCGAACCCAACCCGGAGGAGGCTCCCTTCGCGCCGCCGCCGGCCATGATGGACCTCCTCTCCCGCGAGGAACTTGACCGCCTCTCCACCCTCCAGATCCTCGACCTCATCGCCGGCAAACTGCCCCCCCGCCATTCCGCCCTCCTCGACCTGGCCTACCTCCGCGACCGCGTCGTCGGCCTCGAGGAAACCAACGACCAGGCCCGCCAGGTCATCGAGAAGTACGACGAGGCCCTCGACAAACTCCGCTCCCCCGCCCTCCGAGTCGGCACCTTCCTCGCCGCCCTCGAACCCGACCGCGCCCATGTCTGCCTCGGCGGCGCCGACTACATCTGCCGCGTCGATCCCCAACTCGCGCTTTCCAGTCTCCAGATCGGACAGCGCGTCCTCTGCAACGAAGCCTTCGCCGTCGTCCAGGGCCTCGGCTTCGACCGCGGCGGCCCCCTCGTCCGCATCGATGAAGCCCTCTCCGACGGCCGCCTCCGCATCGGCACCGAGGCCGGTACCGCCCCCGTCGTCGTCCTTCGCTCCGCCCTGCTCGCCAAGGAAAAACTCAAGCCCGGGCTGGAAGTCCGTCTCGATGCCAATCAACGCGTCGCCCTCGAAGTCCTCGGCGTCGGCAAACGCATCGACCGCTCCCTCGACCGCGTCA
Coding sequences:
- a CDS encoding TonB-dependent receptor — protein: MRTGFPRSWALAVLAFVVGLAGVLPGWAQETGSVAGTLIEGWDGRPLAGVTVTVRGTTLATVTDGQGRYQLGGVPPGEQVVRFSRPGYATAVVTEVRVLPGQTTAVNGSLRPEFYEMEEYEITAEEFEEQAVQLLQERQQSSALLDSIGSDAFARLGVSDAAGIVGKVTGASVVDGKFAVIRGLSDRYTAATLNGAEIPSADPYRKSAQLDLFPASQIERMVVAKTFTPDQPGSFTGGSVNIITRSFPERTFGKVSAGVEFNTQTSLNDAFLVAPEASASWYSLGRDLRGVPAALRDPDSLRIAGQQPRANDPARRIPGNATPEQAQRITDGARELESYQRALGPAGFAGVRDRAPLNHDYDFEFGTVLTNVFRRRLGVFAAMTYDRGFEFYEDGINNRYFADGRPRFLGREARGRMRTEVGGGANIAYELAPAHQVKFNLLFNRNIEDEARFVTGLLPEGDSQDPLVMHQLHYTERQIQAYQLAGEHEITALDGNRVDWLASYVATTQEEPDYRFFHGFLNEAGRYGFGGNTLPQPNLPSRTFRELKEENLTFRLDDTQPFTWWRGLEGRVRLGYYRSQSWRDGYERTFSYVGDRGSDANGFLGSPNDYLRDDNLGFRPVPQAGGATQLFFDRLITDAFGNNQGGGTNTVNAGYAMIDAQVWDRWRLIGGLRYETTLLDVSGRVGTNVVGNIIDEGHLLPAVGAVFAIRTNMNLRVHFAQTIARPSFREITPTRNYDVTTDDLFLGNPFLEISNVDNYDLRWEWFRRPGEVLSVSLFYKDIGRPIELEYTDQQANISIFRNRDAAKLYGVEFEARSRLDTLWPTLEDLSAGVNFAYIVSEVPLTPVELATKRQLDPSVGPTRPLYDQSPYILNLDLSWDAERWGTLVSVAANLTGERLFIANPLGVDIYEHPPVSLDLVIQQRLGERWQLKFTAKNLLDPEYRRTYGPESDGLRFTSHRRGRVFGLSLSAEF
- a CDS encoding energy transducer TonB, whose protein sequence is MRRVYRPPEERIGLGVSTVLAGLLALGVFLVLPLTQMASSRLNKDLTLRRVDAAQLQAPETEPEPPPPPPPEETPPEPPPPPMADAPPPMDFNVSLDVAVGSGGAMAMGFGGLGAGSEGTGLDVFDISELERRPEAISQVAPVYPPELRRARVEGMVTVVFLLDEEGRVHDPRVESSSHPEFERPSLEAVRRWRFKPGMKDGEPVKTYLRLPLRFRLSGS
- a CDS encoding DUF3450 family protein; this translates as MRIMVILMGVLAFPAGAFAAAEGTLAGARQWVTEWVRTQELLSRTRTEWERDSELLRQTAGLYERELRSIEERLGGFTTNTTQIDRDLAEARAELELGEKALGVARDRVGRYEARLREWAPRLPAPLRSQIDPLVRRIPAEAAASGRAGVMERLQNVVGILHEIDKFNAAVTVVSEVQRRPEGAEVQVETVYLGLGQAWFTDRSGRYSGVGRPGPDGWVWEVRPEVGPAVRRAIAMYRDEAPPTFVGLPVQLP
- a CDS encoding tetratricopeptide repeat protein, whose translation is MRIPGSLSLLVGLLTVAMAAPAQTSRSRRDRDGAVEAAPASRAPTTFAPLPVEHPLSGIWNDPDFVRRLIGSYGFLSEAEPRMTAEEQALLRDRIVPLLQEDPLKAVEPLEALIQPSGSAVFEYTLGTVYFQNEQFGQAVRYYEQALAKFPDYRRAQRNLALALVRDGRYSEAIRPLARTLALGGWDGRILGLLGFAYLNESRFASAAGAYSQATIFEPDNVDYKLGLVKAWIGLNQFDAAVAMLDELIQQFPERESLWSLQANVFIQQERSDAAIVNLEILRQLGHAGGAQLALLGDLYLMREHADLALAVYLEAVAKDGAATASRGLRPAGILVSRGAWEPARTLIAAIREAGELEGDNALTLLKLEARVAVGTGNTEEGIAMLEEIARRNPLDGDVLLLAGDVLARNGQAEKAAFRYESAARIEGFEADALLKHAQLKVQQQKYAEAVEMLRRAQRIRPRDNVARYLERVEQVAARARS
- a CDS encoding MotA/TolQ/ExbB proton channel family protein produces the protein MKTSLLWVLAGMLAGGSALANETLTGLQAGSASRLEAALAELSELRQRIEAERLPLAESVNGLERQVLDRRRELDRAERANENALVVLNAERALARARGEEVRFVEALLGEYLRVFETRIHIAEVDRWAEGIGAAKESGSGLGREPSERLEGMLGVIDLALDRLGEVSGGARFEGKALTAAGRLETGTFRLLGPVAYFTSGESDAAGLAELQLGSAGPTVVPLGPQETGWIRAFSASGAGPLPVDVTGGNALKLARTKDGLVEHVKKGGPVMVPILALGLFAVGMFGGKWFQLARVRIATPLDLQGILASLKAGNRDQAMAKARGVAGPVGRMIERAIGHVDEPKEYIEEVMYEEMLQTKPRMEKWLPFIALSAAAAPLLGLLGTVTGMINTFNMITVFGTGDPKTLAGGISEALITTEFGLIVAIPSLLLHSVLSRKVKAVLGSMEQTTVAFINGLEQPGLKGAATHGHA
- a CDS encoding MotA/TolQ/ExbB proton channel family protein — translated: MATLERILEIWRAGGWVMLPLLAICLTMFFVGVRLWLSVRGRGGRMVEERTWMEWVVEPRRGEGWAGEVIRYTQDEVTSVEDIHRRFSEVAVAELGPVDRQLAWLGTLVAAAPLVGLLGTVLGMLVTFQALAAGGGGGQVTEAMAAGISQALFPPEVGLCIALPGLILIQVIRRRRAEFEAFLARLESVTTQRFNRAGTLGGGRPSMAPGA
- a CDS encoding DUF1559 domain-containing protein, which gives rise to MKAPRTRPSLPGFTLIELLVVIAIIAILASMLLPALAKAKSKAQGISCLNNTKQMMLGWRMYVEDNDERLPGAYAAKGGPNERYAWVVGIMDYNGGNRSNWDVNEDLAKSPLAPYIGNSYGIFRCPADKSSVQVTAGDRRGQRLPRVRSISMNSWVGGNYEDVRANQLSWWHVTAPRMALYLKSTDMKDPGPSQTWVLIDEREDSINDGFWVISMDGYPNTAQTKIVDYPASYHNGAAGLSFADGHSEIRRWVDPRTRPALRPNGTIPLNVASPNNRDVVWLQERTTRPQ
- a CDS encoding biopolymer transporter ExbD; translated protein: MRYRRSVTDTEEVSDINVSPLIDMVFILLIFFIVTTTFVEETGVDVDKPQAASASQLDKNSILLAVTPQGQVVYGGREIGLSGVRPLVKRLTDKEKLPVIIQADQQATAGLLTRVIDEAILGGAKNVSLAARPGGG